A single region of the Nocardioides aquaticus genome encodes:
- a CDS encoding DNA polymerase Y family protein — MSARVLVVWCPDWPVVAALVEAGRPTAAPAAVLHAGAVEVCNGPARAESVRRGQRRRDAQARCPELVLLDANPDRDVRTFEPVLAAVEALRPGVSPMRPGLLAVRAPGRYFGGEESAAAVVAECLVDQGVWDCRVGVADDLFTAEQAARTAEVQGCRVVPPGGSGAFLRGLPVAVLEGDGPAGREAVSLLRRLGLRTLGDLADLPGEAVRQRFGRYGGEVWRRVRGEDPSLVAARTPPPELATEVPFEPPLDSVEAICFSVRTTAERFVTGLAERGLVATEVRVEAEQDGVVASSRAWLHPRHFSSRDLVDRVHWQLQSRATSGLRPGRDAGAMTAPVGLVRFLPETVEPTAAHAEGLWGGSADDQVERGVARVQALVGFDAVRRPVRQGGRSPAARQATVSWGERAVGLRPVERPWPGRVPGPPPVRVFPAPLGAEVVDEGGRAVAVTDRGVVTAEPSRFRLAATSASATGSATARPAQLPWQPVAAWAGPWPVDESWWDGGAAPGPSARFQVVGVDGRAWLLVCGSAGWRVEAGYD, encoded by the coding sequence ATGAGCGCCCGGGTCCTGGTCGTGTGGTGCCCCGACTGGCCGGTCGTGGCCGCGCTGGTCGAGGCCGGTCGGCCGACCGCGGCCCCGGCGGCGGTGCTGCACGCCGGTGCGGTCGAGGTCTGCAACGGCCCGGCCCGCGCCGAGTCGGTGCGCCGCGGCCAGCGCCGCCGCGACGCCCAGGCCCGCTGTCCCGAGCTGGTGCTGCTGGACGCGAACCCCGACCGCGACGTGCGCACCTTCGAGCCGGTCCTGGCCGCGGTCGAGGCGCTGCGCCCCGGGGTCTCCCCGATGCGGCCGGGCCTGCTGGCCGTCCGGGCGCCGGGACGCTACTTCGGCGGCGAGGAGTCGGCCGCCGCGGTCGTCGCGGAGTGCCTGGTCGACCAGGGCGTCTGGGACTGCCGGGTCGGCGTGGCCGACGACCTCTTCACCGCCGAGCAGGCCGCCCGGACCGCGGAGGTCCAGGGCTGCCGGGTGGTGCCCCCGGGCGGGTCCGGGGCCTTCCTGCGCGGGCTGCCGGTGGCGGTGCTCGAGGGCGACGGCCCGGCCGGTCGCGAGGCTGTCTCCCTGTTGCGCCGCCTCGGCCTGCGCACCCTCGGCGACCTGGCCGACCTGCCCGGCGAGGCGGTCCGGCAGCGGTTCGGGCGCTACGGCGGCGAGGTGTGGCGCCGCGTGCGCGGCGAGGACCCGAGCCTGGTCGCGGCCCGCACCCCGCCGCCCGAGCTGGCCACCGAGGTGCCCTTCGAGCCGCCCCTGGACTCCGTCGAGGCCATCTGCTTCAGCGTCCGCACCACCGCCGAGCGGTTCGTGACCGGCCTGGCCGAGCGCGGCCTGGTGGCCACCGAGGTGCGGGTCGAGGCCGAGCAGGACGGCGTCGTGGCGTCCTCGCGGGCCTGGCTGCACCCGCGCCACTTCTCCTCCCGCGACCTCGTCGACCGGGTGCACTGGCAGCTGCAGTCCCGCGCGACCAGCGGGCTGCGACCGGGCCGCGACGCCGGGGCGATGACCGCGCCGGTGGGCCTGGTCCGCTTCCTGCCGGAGACCGTCGAGCCCACCGCCGCCCACGCCGAGGGCCTGTGGGGCGGCAGCGCCGACGACCAGGTCGAGCGGGGCGTGGCCCGGGTCCAGGCCCTGGTCGGCTTCGACGCCGTACGCCGCCCGGTGCGCCAGGGCGGTCGGTCGCCCGCGGCCCGGCAGGCCACCGTGTCGTGGGGGGAGCGGGCAGTCGGGCTGCGTCCGGTCGAGCGGCCCTGGCCGGGCCGGGTGCCCGGACCGCCCCCCGTGCGGGTCTTCCCGGCCCCGCTGGGCGCCGAGGTCGTCGACGAGGGCGGGCGGGCGGTCGCGGTGACCGACCGGGGCGTGGTCACCGCCGAGCCGTCCCGGTTCCGTCTCGCCGCGACCTCGGCCTCCGCGACCGGCTCCGCCACCGCGAGGCCTGCCCAGCTGCCCTGGCAGCCGGTCGCGGCGTGGGCCGGCCCGTGGCCGGTCGACGAGTCGTGGTGGGACGGCGGCGCGGCCCCGGGCCCCTCGGCCCGGTTCCAGGTGGTCGGCGTGGACGGCCGCGCCTGGCTGCTGGTCTGCGGGTCGGCCGGCTGGCGGGTCGAGGCGGGTTACGACTGA
- a CDS encoding error-prone DNA polymerase has protein sequence MGWNNPELPWRELERRLSARPGAEDAPISRRKAARPSEQPVARPSGGTPYAELHCHSHYSFLDGASSPADLVAEAARLGLEGLALTDHDGFHGAPLFAEAAAVHGLRTVYGAELSLGLSGPQNGVADPEGQHLLVLARGVEGYHRLAAAMTEAHLRGDEKGKPVHDLDELAERGRGHWAVLTGCRKGSVRQALAAGGPRAAAEALDALTARFGLEHVLVELSARPVPGADATEDLLAALAADHGLDVVATGNVHHAAPAQARLAAAMAAVRARRSLADMDGWLDLSGGGHLRSGDEVARALPRHPAALARTVTLARELAFDLRAASPRLPKHRIPEGHTPTSWLRVIAERGFAERYARTPHAAQARERMEHELQVIEEKDFAGYFVIVHDIVDFARSQGILCQGRGSAASSAVCFALGITAVDAVFYRLPFERFISRHRDEEPDIDVDFDSDRREEVIQWVYETYGRRNAAQVANVITYRPRMAVRDAAKALGYSPGQQDAWSKQIDGWSSVVEGAGSGPDDRVHSIPDPVVSLAEEMLGAPRHLGIHSGGMVLTERPIGEVCPIERASMEARTVLQWDKDGCETMGLVKFDLLGLGMLGALDHMMRMVAEHLGERWTLASMPKEEPAVYDMLCRADSIGVFQVESRAQIGTLPRLRPREFYDLAIDIALIRPGPIQGGAVHPYIRRVTGREEVVYDHPELVPVLERTKGVPLFQEQLMAMAVALGDCTRDDADLLRRAMGSKRGVERIESIKEKLYAGMERRGLVGDKADAIYVQILSFANFGFAESHALSFALLVYASSWFKLHYPAAFLAGLLRAQPMGFYSPQSLVGDARRHGVQVRRPDLLRSGVQAGLEVVDGPLGGQAEVTGLAGCCEASYPRAEFRDDAPDPTRTHRRDGRLACRMGLDSVRGIGPDVAQRIVTAREQAPYADVTDLSRRADLTASQLEALATAGAFESFGLDRRQALWSAGFAESPDHVAGVTPAPAAPALPGMGEVEETLADLWATGVSTERHPVEHLREQLRAAGILAVSDLGRVEHGRRVHVGGLITHRQRPGTAGGITFLNVEDETGMLNVVCSVGVMKAHRQAARHRVAVVVRGMLERKDGTINLVADRVTALDTVVAGAGKALQERQTSRDFR, from the coding sequence ATGGGCTGGAACAACCCCGAGCTGCCCTGGCGCGAGCTCGAGCGACGCCTCTCGGCCCGGCCGGGTGCCGAGGACGCCCCGATCTCGCGGCGCAAGGCCGCCCGCCCCTCCGAGCAGCCGGTGGCGCGCCCGAGCGGGGGCACGCCGTACGCCGAGCTGCACTGCCACAGCCACTACAGCTTCCTGGACGGCGCGAGCTCGCCGGCCGACCTGGTCGCCGAGGCCGCGCGGCTGGGCCTGGAGGGGCTGGCGCTGACCGACCACGACGGGTTCCACGGTGCGCCGCTGTTCGCCGAGGCCGCCGCGGTCCACGGGCTGCGCACGGTCTACGGCGCCGAGCTGTCGCTGGGGCTGAGCGGCCCGCAGAACGGCGTCGCCGACCCCGAGGGCCAGCACCTGCTCGTCCTGGCCCGCGGGGTCGAGGGCTACCACCGCCTGGCCGCGGCGATGACCGAGGCGCACCTGCGCGGCGACGAGAAGGGCAAGCCGGTCCACGACCTCGACGAGCTGGCCGAGCGCGGCCGGGGGCACTGGGCGGTGCTGACCGGGTGCCGCAAGGGCAGCGTGCGCCAGGCCCTGGCCGCCGGTGGGCCCCGGGCGGCCGCCGAGGCGCTGGACGCGCTGACCGCGCGCTTCGGCCTCGAGCACGTCCTGGTCGAGCTGAGCGCCCGTCCCGTGCCCGGGGCCGACGCCACCGAGGACCTGCTGGCCGCGCTGGCCGCCGACCACGGGCTCGACGTCGTGGCGACCGGCAACGTGCACCACGCCGCGCCGGCCCAGGCCCGGCTCGCCGCGGCGATGGCGGCCGTCCGCGCCCGGCGCAGCCTGGCCGACATGGACGGCTGGCTGGACCTGTCCGGCGGGGGACACCTGCGCAGCGGCGACGAGGTCGCCCGGGCCCTGCCGCGCCACCCCGCAGCGCTGGCCCGCACGGTCACCCTGGCCCGAGAGCTGGCCTTCGACCTGCGGGCGGCCTCGCCCCGGCTGCCCAAGCACCGGATCCCCGAGGGTCACACCCCGACCAGCTGGCTGCGGGTGATCGCCGAGCGTGGCTTCGCCGAGCGCTACGCCCGCACCCCGCACGCCGCCCAGGCCCGCGAGCGGATGGAGCACGAGCTGCAGGTGATCGAGGAGAAGGACTTCGCCGGCTACTTCGTGATCGTGCACGACATCGTCGACTTCGCCCGCAGCCAGGGCATCCTCTGCCAGGGCCGGGGCTCGGCCGCGAGCTCGGCGGTCTGCTTCGCGCTCGGGATCACCGCCGTCGACGCGGTCTTCTACCGGCTGCCCTTCGAGCGGTTCATCTCGCGGCACCGCGACGAGGAGCCCGACATCGACGTGGACTTCGACTCCGACCGCCGCGAGGAGGTCATCCAGTGGGTCTACGAGACCTACGGCCGCCGCAACGCCGCGCAGGTCGCCAACGTGATCACCTACCGCCCCCGGATGGCCGTGCGCGACGCCGCCAAGGCGCTCGGCTACTCCCCGGGCCAGCAGGACGCGTGGTCCAAGCAGATCGACGGCTGGTCCAGCGTGGTCGAGGGTGCCGGCAGCGGCCCCGACGACCGGGTGCACTCGATCCCGGACCCGGTGGTCTCGCTGGCCGAGGAGATGCTCGGGGCTCCCCGCCACCTGGGCATCCACTCCGGCGGGATGGTGCTCACCGAGCGCCCGATCGGGGAGGTCTGCCCGATCGAGCGGGCCTCGATGGAGGCGCGCACGGTCCTGCAGTGGGACAAGGACGGCTGCGAGACAATGGGGCTGGTCAAGTTCGACCTGCTCGGGCTGGGCATGCTCGGCGCGCTGGACCACATGATGCGGATGGTCGCCGAGCACCTGGGGGAGCGCTGGACGCTGGCCTCGATGCCCAAGGAGGAGCCGGCGGTCTACGACATGCTCTGCCGGGCGGACTCGATCGGGGTCTTCCAGGTCGAGAGCCGCGCCCAGATCGGCACCCTGCCGCGGCTGCGCCCGCGCGAGTTCTACGACCTGGCCATCGACATCGCGCTGATCCGCCCCGGGCCGATTCAGGGCGGCGCGGTCCACCCGTACATCCGGCGGGTCACCGGGCGCGAGGAGGTCGTCTACGACCACCCCGAGCTGGTGCCGGTCCTGGAGCGGACCAAGGGGGTGCCGCTGTTCCAGGAGCAGCTGATGGCGATGGCGGTGGCCCTGGGCGACTGCACCCGCGACGACGCCGACCTGCTGCGCCGCGCGATGGGCTCCAAGCGCGGGGTGGAGCGGATCGAGAGCATCAAGGAAAAGCTTTACGCCGGGATGGAGCGCCGTGGGCTGGTGGGGGACAAGGCCGACGCGATCTACGTCCAGATCCTGTCCTTCGCCAACTTCGGCTTCGCCGAGTCCCACGCGCTGAGCTTCGCGCTGCTGGTCTACGCCTCGTCGTGGTTCAAGCTGCACTACCCGGCGGCGTTCCTGGCCGGGCTGCTGCGCGCCCAGCCGATGGGCTTCTACTCCCCCCAGTCCCTGGTCGGCGACGCTCGCCGGCACGGCGTGCAGGTACGCCGGCCCGACCTGCTGCGCTCGGGCGTGCAGGCGGGGCTCGAGGTGGTGGACGGGCCGCTGGGCGGACAGGCGGAGGTGACCGGGCTGGCGGGGTGCTGCGAGGCGTCGTACCCCCGCGCGGAGTTCCGCGACGACGCCCCCGACCCGACCCGCACCCACCGCCGCGACGGGCGGCTGGCCTGCCGGATGGGGCTGGACTCCGTGCGCGGGATCGGCCCGGACGTCGCCCAGCGGATCGTCACCGCCCGCGAGCAGGCGCCGTACGCCGACGTCACCGACCTGTCGCGCCGCGCGGACCTGACCGCCTCGCAGCTGGAGGCCCTGGCCACCGCGGGCGCCTTCGAGTCCTTCGGCCTGGACCGGCGTCAGGCGCTGTGGAGCGCTGGCTTCGCCGAGAGCCCGGATCACGTGGCCGGCGTGACGCCCGCGCCGGCCGCGCCCGCGCTGCCGGGGATGGGGGAGGTGGAGGAGACGCTGGCCGACCTGTGGGCCACCGGCGTCTCCACCGAGCGACACCCCGTCGAGCACCTGCGCGAGCAGCTGCGCGCCGCCGGCATCCTGGCGGTGTCCGACCTCGGCCGGGTCGAGCACGGCCGGCGGGTGCACGTGGGCGGCCTGATCACCCACCGCCAGCGCCCAGGCACCGCCGGGGGGATCACCTTCCTCAACGTCGAGGACGAGACCGGGATGCTCAACGTGGTCTGCTCGGTCGGGGTGATGAAGGCCCACCGCCAGGCCGCCCGGCACCGCGTCGCGGTCGTGGTGCGTGGGATGCTCGAGCGCAAGGACGGCACGATCAACCTGGTCGCCGACCGGGTCACCGCCCTCGACACCGTGGTCGCCGGCGCCGGCAAGGCGCTCCAGGAGCGTCAGACCTCCCGCGACTTCCGCTGA